The Humulus lupulus chromosome 3, drHumLupu1.1, whole genome shotgun sequence genome window below encodes:
- the LOC133825473 gene encoding uncharacterized protein LOC133825473 — translation MGQIATSLSQSEPQNQGMLLSQPVRNPRENANAIILRDDETYDPPTIPSSSNDASLPPTQPAQQDKDETPNTTPKPKPTIPTYVTTPPFPSCLRKKRKMKLNRKYYGLFARLRNENVSVGENVSVVLQKKLPPKCKDPGTFTIPCTIRSKRIERCMLDLGASINVMPYSIYTSLNLGPLEETRVVIQLADCSNAYPRGVVEDVLVKVNELVLPVDFFILDMEDDPVPCSTPILLEVPFLKIARTKIDVHEGTLNMDFDGEVIHFNIFEAMRFPSDVHSISSIDILDSLSQRILDLHGEDELDVVLREPIDLNK, via the exons ATGGGTCAAATAGCCACTTCATTAAGTCAAAGTGAGCCACAGAATCAAGGAATGTTACTTTCACAACCTGTTAGGAATCCAAGGGAAAACGCTAATGCCATCATATTAAGAGATGATGAGACTTATGATCCTCCTACTATTCCATCAAGTTCAAATGATGCGTCATTGCCTCCTACTCAACCCGCCCAACAAGACAAAGATGAAACCCCAAACACAACACCCAAACCTAAACCAACTATTCCCACTTATGTCACTACCCCTCCATTTCCTAGTTGtttgagaaagaaaagaaagatgaagctaaataggaaatactatggacTTTTCGCAAGGTTGAG GAATGAAAATGTGAGTGTGGGGGAAAATGTTTCAGTGGTACTGCAAAAGAagcttccaccaaagtgtaaggatcctggAACCTTCACTATTCCTTGCACTATTAGAAGTAAAAGGATTGAAAGATGTATGTTAGATTTGGGTGCTTCAATCAACGTAATGCCTTACTCTATTTATACCTCTTTGAATTTGGGACCACTTGAAGAAACAAGAGTGGTCATTCAATTAGCAGATTGTTCTAATGCCTATCCAAGGGGAGTAGTAGAGGATGTATTGGTTAAAGTAAATGAATTAGTACTTCCTGTGGATTTCTTCATTCTAGATATGGAAGATGACCCAGTTCCATGCTCTACACCAATTTTATTGGAAGTTCCATTTTTAAAGATAGCTAGAACCAAGATAGATGTTCATGAGGGCACTTTGAATATGGATTTTGATGGTGAAGTGattcactttaatatttttgaggctatgagATTTCCAAGTGATGTTCATTCAATTTCTTCAATTGATATTTTGGATTCATTGTCGCAAAGAATTCTTGATTTACATGGAGAGGATGAGTTAGATGTTGTTTTGAGGGAACCAATAGACTTAAATAAATAG